In a genomic window of Streptomyces sp. SJL17-4:
- a CDS encoding oxidoreductase, producing the protein MSTHRPVALVTGASSGIGKAAALALVEAGFEVVGTSRDTSRVTPLDGVTFLDLDVAGDASAAAVVQQVVDRFGRIDVLVNNAGTGLMGAAEENSVAQAQAVFDVNVFGVMRMVKAVLPHMRARRRGRIINVSSVVGFLPSPYMAVYAASKHAIEGYTESLDHEVREQGVRALLVQPAYTSTGFESNSPRPDTPLPVYDKRRHAFDRLMVDAIKDGDDPAVVAKAIVAAATDPKPKLRYTAGPVAGRARMLRRMAPAGVFDKQIRKLNRLTG; encoded by the coding sequence ATGAGCACACATCGGCCGGTGGCCCTCGTGACGGGTGCGTCATCCGGCATCGGGAAGGCAGCCGCGCTCGCGCTGGTCGAAGCGGGGTTCGAGGTGGTCGGCACGAGCCGCGACACCTCCCGCGTCACCCCGCTCGACGGCGTCACCTTCCTCGACCTCGACGTGGCGGGCGACGCGTCGGCCGCAGCCGTGGTCCAGCAGGTGGTCGACCGGTTCGGCCGGATCGATGTCCTGGTCAACAACGCCGGTACGGGCTTGATGGGCGCGGCCGAGGAGAACTCCGTCGCACAGGCCCAGGCGGTCTTCGACGTCAACGTCTTCGGTGTGATGCGCATGGTGAAGGCGGTCCTGCCGCACATGCGCGCCCGGCGGCGTGGACGCATCATCAACGTGTCCTCCGTGGTCGGCTTCCTCCCCTCGCCGTACATGGCCGTCTACGCCGCGTCCAAGCACGCCATCGAGGGGTACACCGAGTCCCTGGACCACGAGGTCCGCGAACAGGGTGTCCGGGCGCTTCTCGTCCAACCCGCCTACACCAGCACCGGATTCGAGTCCAACAGCCCCCGGCCCGACACGCCCCTGCCGGTCTACGACAAGCGGCGGCACGCCTTCGACCGCTTGATGGTGGACGCGATCAAGGACGGCGACGACCCCGCTGTCGTGGCCAAGGCGATCGTCGCGGCGGCGACCGACCCGAAGCCGAAGCTGCGCTACACCGCCGGCCCCGTGGCCGGTCGCGCGCGCATGCTGCGCCGCATGGCTCCCGCCGGGGTCTTCGACAAGCAGATCCGCAAGCTCAACCGTCTGACCGGCTGA
- a CDS encoding phospholipase A2 encodes MRKTALPVMAALSMALMLPQQLAGAAVIEQPQAAAATVDPPLADGEIQQVGPGLYSTAEKSFELYETDVAEGLMGRTHTVTEGADGVARPESAPTTRPDQGVFGPGWEAGFLGGQLNRKLEQKADSVVVTDLDAKVSVSYALKSSVDYPSGGGVKKYETATGDKLTETATYNEATGTLVTTAVETLAPATGTPDTEVTGDEDAGAAIGVANLTATYNWKQVAPGTDKWRVTSLGNLADGATATVSYDTKGRVATVGEPATADAPAQSLTVKYSTATTATGTTVGEYTGRAKEITLTSGATTQTLARYSYDASGLLRNVTNPVEGTDPVSSYAYDTTGRVSDIASPTNGEWDLAFPADSAESAAPNAAPVGTDLPSATEPLQGPAGDGTATTPPAGDFTTGEITDPQAYPRYCNRATEWMWYLNRGCVAWAAHYGWHWPHFRYTPTGFRVAGILYDGCSTPGPNISRPGGFNFRAACDTHDYGYGLIGNTYKGYRYYLDRSKKSNVDNAFYSTMKTHSCKAYNIFVRWKCNSYAYVYLKAVAWKGHPKNGANKT; translated from the coding sequence GTGCGCAAGACAGCTCTGCCTGTCATGGCCGCACTCTCCATGGCGCTGATGCTTCCGCAGCAGCTCGCCGGAGCCGCAGTCATCGAGCAGCCGCAGGCCGCGGCCGCCACTGTCGATCCGCCGCTGGCCGACGGGGAGATCCAGCAGGTCGGTCCCGGCCTGTACTCCACCGCGGAGAAGTCCTTCGAGCTGTACGAGACCGATGTGGCCGAGGGCCTCATGGGCCGTACCCACACGGTGACCGAAGGCGCGGACGGAGTCGCCAGGCCGGAGTCGGCGCCCACGACCCGTCCTGACCAGGGCGTCTTCGGCCCCGGCTGGGAAGCCGGGTTCCTGGGGGGTCAGCTCAACCGCAAGCTGGAGCAGAAGGCCGACTCCGTCGTGGTCACCGACCTCGACGCGAAGGTCTCCGTCTCGTACGCCCTGAAGAGCAGCGTCGACTACCCGAGCGGCGGCGGCGTCAAGAAGTACGAGACCGCCACCGGCGACAAGCTCACCGAGACCGCCACGTACAACGAGGCGACCGGCACGCTGGTGACCACCGCGGTCGAGACCCTCGCTCCGGCCACCGGCACCCCGGACACCGAGGTGACCGGCGACGAGGACGCGGGCGCGGCCATCGGGGTCGCCAACCTCACGGCCACGTACAACTGGAAGCAGGTCGCTCCGGGCACCGACAAGTGGCGTGTGACCAGCCTGGGCAACCTGGCCGACGGTGCCACCGCCACGGTCTCGTACGACACCAAGGGCCGGGTCGCCACGGTCGGCGAGCCCGCCACCGCCGACGCCCCGGCGCAGTCGCTGACGGTCAAGTACTCGACCGCCACGACGGCCACCGGCACGACGGTCGGTGAGTACACGGGCCGCGCGAAGGAGATCACCCTCACGTCGGGTGCCACCACCCAGACGCTGGCGCGCTACTCCTACGACGCCTCGGGCCTGCTGCGCAACGTGACCAACCCGGTCGAGGGCACCGACCCGGTCTCGTCGTACGCCTACGACACCACGGGGCGCGTCTCCGACATCGCCTCGCCGACCAACGGTGAGTGGGACCTGGCGTTCCCGGCCGACTCCGCCGAGTCGGCCGCCCCGAACGCCGCGCCCGTCGGCACCGACCTGCCGTCCGCCACCGAGCCCCTGCAGGGCCCGGCCGGCGACGGAACCGCGACCACGCCTCCGGCCGGGGACTTCACCACCGGTGAGATCACCGACCCGCAGGCCTACCCGCGCTACTGCAACCGCGCCACCGAGTGGATGTGGTACCTCAACCGCGGCTGCGTCGCGTGGGCCGCGCACTACGGCTGGCACTGGCCGCACTTCCGGTACACGCCGACCGGCTTCCGCGTGGCGGGCATCCTCTACGACGGCTGCAGCACCCCCGGCCCGAACATCAGCCGTCCGGGCGGCTTCAACTTCCGGGCCGCGTGTGACACCCACGACTACGGCTACGGCCTGATCGGCAACACGTACAAGGGCTACCGGTACTACCTGGACCGCAGCAAGAAGTCGAACGTCGACAACGCCTTCTACTCCACGATGAAGACACACAGCTGCAAGGCGTACAACATCTTCGTCCGCTGGAAGTGCAACTCCTACGCGTACGTCTACCTCAAGGCCGTGGCCTGGAAGGGCCACCCGAAGAACGGTGCCAACAAGACCTGA
- a CDS encoding winged helix DNA-binding domain-containing protein — protein sequence MALKTTHPVLGARALNRATLDRQLLLRPASLGVTEAVEHLLGLQAQNTKPPYYALAARLDGFRPEQLSALMESREVARIVTMRSTVHTHTARDAVALRGLAQPGAIDRELALFVSRGGLDGVDLDRLADLARALVEERPRTPKELREELLPHWPGADPQSLSVAARCLLPLVQVTPRGLWGRGGRVALTTTDQWFDASAGRTTDGAADLDETVLRYLGAFGPASVKDMQTWCGLTKLGPAFERLRPRLLVFQDERGTELFDLPDAPRPDEDTPAPPRFLPEFDNLLLSHADRTRVVPAELRGRTWTGNQAHRVFLLDGFLAGIWHLDEGKDRTTLTVEPFAHVTRSQRAALTAEAERTLRLMNPQGARYDIVHAG from the coding sequence ATGGCCCTCAAGACGACCCACCCCGTGCTCGGTGCCCGCGCCCTGAACCGTGCCACCCTCGACCGCCAGCTCCTTCTCCGCCCCGCCTCCCTGGGCGTCACCGAGGCCGTCGAGCACCTTCTCGGCCTGCAGGCGCAGAACACCAAGCCCCCGTACTACGCGCTCGCCGCCCGCCTCGACGGATTCCGGCCCGAGCAGCTGTCCGCGCTCATGGAGTCCCGTGAGGTCGCCCGTATCGTGACCATGCGCTCCACCGTGCACACCCACACCGCCCGCGACGCGGTCGCCCTGCGCGGGCTCGCGCAGCCCGGGGCCATCGACCGTGAACTCGCCCTCTTCGTCTCCCGCGGGGGCCTCGACGGCGTCGACCTCGACCGGCTCGCCGACCTCGCCCGCGCGCTCGTCGAGGAGCGGCCCCGCACCCCCAAGGAGTTGCGCGAGGAGCTGCTTCCCCACTGGCCCGGCGCCGACCCGCAGTCGCTCTCGGTCGCGGCCCGCTGCCTCCTTCCCCTGGTCCAGGTCACCCCGCGCGGCCTCTGGGGGCGCGGCGGCAGGGTCGCGCTCACCACGACCGACCAGTGGTTCGACGCGTCCGCCGGGCGCACCACGGACGGGGCCGCCGATCTCGACGAGACCGTGCTCCGCTACCTCGGCGCCTTCGGACCCGCCTCCGTCAAGGACATGCAGACCTGGTGCGGCCTCACCAAGCTCGGCCCCGCCTTCGAGCGGCTGCGGCCCCGGCTCCTCGTCTTCCAGGACGAACGCGGCACCGAGCTCTTCGACCTGCCCGACGCGCCCCGCCCCGACGAGGACACCCCGGCCCCGCCCCGCTTCCTCCCCGAGTTCGACAACCTGCTCCTCTCCCACGCCGACCGCACCCGCGTCGTGCCCGCCGAACTCCGGGGCCGCACCTGGACCGGCAACCAGGCCCACCGCGTCTTCCTCCTCGACGGCTTCCTCGCCGGGATCTGGCACCTCGACGAGGGCAAGGACCGCACCACCCTCACCGTCGAGCCCTTCGCGCACGTGACGCGCTCCCAGCGGGCGGCGCTCACCGCCGAGGCCGAGCGGACCCTCCGGCTCATGAATCCGCAGGGCGCCCGGTACGACATCGTCCACGCCGGATAG
- a CDS encoding SUKH-3 domain-containing protein, translating to MPRMTAEAVEAALAEAGWSPGRDIGAELPELLTFVMDRFAEEGHPVEPFQAAQDFVREFGGLRLEIPGTPPAAIVFTPHWIYEESGEDVAELARNLGKKLFPVGYETFDGGMLLVDETGRFFLLHHTGPSYLGANTHEAISCLLRGPQREARDYFVRHPSGDRLLPPPPGADG from the coding sequence ATGCCGAGAATGACAGCGGAGGCCGTCGAGGCCGCCCTGGCCGAGGCAGGCTGGTCCCCGGGGCGGGACATCGGCGCCGAGCTGCCCGAGCTCCTGACGTTCGTGATGGACCGTTTCGCGGAGGAAGGGCACCCGGTCGAACCGTTCCAGGCCGCTCAGGACTTCGTCCGGGAATTCGGTGGACTGCGCCTGGAGATTCCGGGAACTCCACCGGCCGCCATCGTATTCACGCCGCACTGGATCTACGAGGAGAGCGGCGAGGATGTCGCCGAACTCGCCCGGAACCTCGGCAAGAAGCTCTTCCCCGTCGGATACGAGACATTCGACGGCGGGATGCTCCTCGTCGACGAGACCGGGCGCTTCTTCCTCCTGCACCACACCGGTCCCTCGTACCTGGGAGCGAACACACACGAGGCCATCAGCTGTCTACTGCGGGGCCCTCAGAGGGAAGCGCGGGACTACTTCGTCCGACACCCTTCCGGGGACCGCCTCCTCCCTCCCCCTCCAGGAGCTGACGGGTGA
- a CDS encoding magnesium and cobalt transport protein CorA: MSDRRPRAAWRRPHAESPTTTSPEAPEAPEERRSVVQASLYRDGRRVSSPATLAETFRQLREHPDGMAWIGLQRPTEEELHSLAAEFDLHELAVEDAMEAHQRPKLERYGETLFVVLRAARYLDAQEEVDFGELHIFVGPDFVITVRHSAAPDLSTVRHRMEKDPELLALGPEAVLYAILDAVVDGYAPVVAGVQNDIDEIETEVFGGDPAVSRRIYELSREMVEFQRATRPLVGMLHGLMAGFAKYGTDEELQRYLRDVADHVTHTSERVDGFRQALADILTVNATLVTQQQNAEMRALAEAGFEQNEEIKKISSWAAILFAPTLVGTIYGMNFDNMPELHWVGGYPFAVVLMAVVCTSLYVVFKRRDWL; encoded by the coding sequence ATGTCCGATCGTCGACCGCGCGCGGCATGGCGCCGCCCCCACGCGGAGTCGCCCACGACCACCTCCCCGGAGGCACCCGAGGCGCCGGAGGAGCGGCGGAGCGTGGTGCAGGCGAGCCTGTACCGGGACGGCCGTCGGGTCTCGTCCCCGGCGACGCTCGCGGAGACCTTCCGGCAACTGCGCGAGCACCCGGACGGCATGGCGTGGATCGGCCTCCAGCGTCCGACCGAGGAGGAACTCCACTCCCTGGCGGCCGAGTTCGACCTGCACGAACTGGCCGTCGAGGACGCGATGGAGGCGCATCAGCGCCCCAAGCTGGAGAGGTACGGCGAGACCCTCTTCGTGGTCCTGCGGGCGGCCCGCTACCTGGACGCTCAGGAGGAGGTCGACTTCGGCGAGCTCCACATCTTCGTGGGCCCGGACTTCGTGATCACGGTCCGCCACAGCGCCGCACCGGACCTCTCCACGGTCCGCCACCGTATGGAGAAGGACCCGGAGCTGCTCGCCCTGGGACCGGAGGCGGTCCTGTACGCGATCCTGGACGCGGTGGTCGACGGCTACGCGCCGGTGGTGGCGGGCGTCCAGAACGACATCGACGAGATCGAGACGGAGGTCTTCGGCGGCGACCCGGCGGTCTCCCGTCGCATCTACGAACTCTCCCGGGAAATGGTCGAGTTCCAGCGCGCCACCCGCCCCCTGGTCGGCATGCTGCACGGCCTGATGGCCGGCTTCGCCAAGTACGGCACGGACGAGGAACTCCAGCGCTACCTCCGTGACGTGGCGGACCACGTCACCCACACCAGCGAACGGGTCGACGGCTTCCGCCAGGCCCTCGCGGACATCCTCACGGTCAACGCGACCCTGGTCACCCAGCAACAGAACGCGGAAATGCGGGCGTTGGCGGAGGCGGGCTTCGAGCAGAACGAGGAGATCAAGAAGATCTCCTCGTGGGCCGCCATCCTGTTCGCACCGACGTTGGTGGGAACGATCTACGGCATGAACTTCGACAACATGCCGGAGCTGCACTGGGTGGGCGGGTATCCGTTCGCGGTGGTGCTGATGGCGGTGGTGTGCACGAGTCTGTACGTGGTCTTCAAGCGGCGAGACTGGCTGTAG
- a CDS encoding S8 family serine peptidase, whose translation MTRPLLTEAIVKRTIWATVVTAVTAVTLGAAIPAHAVTPPSTATAAEAVTDPVDPPLYDQTAGGGKVRVNVITETLADVADAATAGETKQEFETVPVVTLKVDRAGLDQLAAKPGVVSVTEDTVEPATLDQSIPLIGGDDAVAAGKTGTGQTIAVLDTGVEAGHPFLKNRVVAEACFSPSDAESGIVSLCPNGADTQEGTGAANTAAGPCSTMTACDHGTHVAGIAAGNGAGITGAPKNGVAPGANIVAIQVFSQFTTEEFCGGAAPCVGSYQSAQLKGLEHVLKLKQAGTPIVAANLSLGNGRYATACDTDLRKSVVDSLLSAGVATVIAAGNNGHTDAVSMPGCISSAVTVGSTTDDDELSAFSNRGPLLDLFAPGTGIVSAVPGGTYAAKNGTSMAAPHVAGAYAVLKQAFPTKSIADLTALLKSSGRGIIYTGATTPRLDLGTALGGGGTTPKPAGMTDFNGDGAEDIAISDPQATVGTDAKAGLIRVVYGSGKGTAEISQDLDWVPGGSEADDYFGETLATIDWNKDGFTDLVAGTPSETVGTAANAGFVDILYGAAGGLGTGTLKATHLEQGLGTGAIAGSASEAGDRMGHRIAAAVNDAGRPYLVIGLPGEALGDVTQAGSSFYVHGTTSVAVSQSTAGVPGDPEAGDLFGWSVAADQNYIAIGTPNEALGSTAKAGGVAIFDANRFDSSGHPLPLAGLDQDNAAISGGSEAGDQFGYAVAIAPFRASGAAAATESILAIGSPGESVTVGTESRANAGRVVQIRIKPDGTWSYLRELKQGTAEDDVSGTSEVGDRMGEYLSAVNTAPGSVSTVASMRLAVGTPGEDLGTVANAGAVHTFSLAGSAGPNDRWIEAGDGDGIPGPPGANQYMGRSIHFTATKLYVGMPSGPLATGALYALPMSNVTQGGTVAPTTTYRPGSGGLPANGVAFGYSAR comes from the coding sequence ATGACGCGCCCCCTGCTCACCGAGGCAATAGTGAAGAGAACGATCTGGGCGACGGTCGTCACCGCGGTGACGGCCGTGACCCTCGGCGCCGCGATACCGGCCCACGCCGTCACGCCGCCGAGCACCGCGACAGCGGCCGAAGCCGTGACCGATCCGGTCGACCCGCCGCTCTACGACCAGACCGCGGGCGGCGGCAAGGTCCGCGTCAACGTCATCACGGAGACCCTCGCGGACGTCGCCGACGCGGCGACCGCCGGCGAGACGAAGCAGGAATTCGAGACCGTGCCGGTGGTCACCCTCAAGGTGGACCGGGCCGGCCTCGACCAACTCGCCGCGAAGCCGGGCGTGGTCAGCGTCACCGAGGACACGGTGGAGCCGGCGACCCTGGACCAGAGCATCCCGCTCATCGGCGGTGACGACGCCGTCGCGGCCGGCAAGACCGGTACGGGCCAGACGATCGCCGTCCTGGACACCGGCGTCGAGGCCGGCCACCCGTTCCTGAAGAACCGGGTCGTGGCCGAGGCCTGCTTCTCGCCGAGCGATGCCGAGAGCGGCATCGTCAGCCTGTGCCCGAACGGCGCCGACACGCAGGAGGGCACCGGTGCCGCCAACACCGCGGCCGGCCCCTGCTCGACCATGACCGCCTGCGACCACGGCACCCACGTGGCCGGCATCGCCGCGGGCAACGGCGCCGGCATCACGGGCGCTCCCAAGAACGGTGTGGCGCCCGGCGCCAACATCGTCGCCATCCAGGTCTTCAGCCAGTTCACCACCGAGGAGTTCTGCGGGGGCGCCGCCCCCTGCGTGGGCAGCTACCAGAGCGCCCAGCTCAAGGGGCTTGAGCACGTGCTGAAGCTCAAGCAGGCCGGTACGCCGATCGTCGCGGCCAACCTCAGCCTCGGCAACGGCCGTTACGCCACCGCCTGCGACACCGATCTGCGCAAGTCGGTCGTGGACAGCCTGCTGAGTGCCGGCGTGGCCACCGTGATCGCGGCCGGCAACAACGGCCACACCGACGCGGTGAGCATGCCCGGCTGCATCTCCTCCGCCGTCACGGTCGGCTCGACCACCGACGACGACGAGCTGTCCGCGTTCAGCAACAGGGGCCCGCTGCTCGACCTGTTCGCCCCCGGCACGGGCATCGTCTCCGCCGTGCCCGGCGGCACCTACGCCGCCAAGAACGGCACCTCCATGGCCGCGCCGCATGTGGCCGGCGCGTACGCGGTGCTCAAGCAGGCCTTCCCCACCAAGAGCATCGCCGACCTGACGGCTCTGCTGAAGAGCAGCGGCCGGGGCATCATCTACACCGGTGCCACCACTCCGCGGCTCGACCTCGGTACCGCTCTCGGCGGCGGGGGCACCACCCCGAAGCCGGCCGGGATGACCGACTTCAACGGTGACGGCGCGGAGGACATCGCGATCTCCGACCCCCAGGCCACCGTCGGCACGGACGCGAAGGCCGGTCTGATCCGCGTCGTGTACGGCAGCGGCAAGGGCACCGCGGAGATCAGCCAGGACCTGGACTGGGTGCCCGGCGGCTCCGAGGCGGACGACTACTTCGGCGAGACCCTGGCCACCATCGACTGGAACAAGGACGGCTTCACCGACCTGGTCGCCGGAACCCCGAGCGAGACCGTCGGCACCGCCGCCAACGCGGGCTTCGTCGACATCCTGTACGGTGCGGCCGGCGGTCTCGGCACCGGCACTCTGAAGGCCACGCACCTCGAACAGGGCCTCGGCACGGGTGCCATCGCGGGATCGGCGTCCGAGGCGGGCGACCGGATGGGCCACAGGATCGCGGCCGCGGTGAACGACGCCGGCCGGCCGTACCTGGTCATCGGCCTGCCCGGTGAAGCCCTCGGCGACGTCACGCAGGCGGGTTCCTCGTTCTACGTGCACGGCACCACCAGCGTGGCGGTGAGCCAGTCGACGGCCGGTGTCCCCGGTGACCCCGAGGCCGGCGACCTCTTCGGCTGGTCCGTGGCCGCCGACCAGAACTACATCGCCATCGGCACCCCCAACGAGGCGCTGGGCAGCACGGCGAAGGCCGGTGGCGTCGCGATCTTCGACGCCAACCGCTTCGACTCCAGCGGCCACCCCCTGCCGCTCGCCGGACTCGACCAGGACAACGCGGCGATCTCCGGCGGTTCCGAGGCGGGCGACCAGTTCGGGTACGCGGTGGCCATCGCCCCGTTCCGGGCCAGCGGCGCCGCGGCCGCCACCGAGTCGATCCTGGCGATCGGTTCGCCCGGTGAGAGCGTGACGGTCGGCACCGAGAGCCGCGCCAACGCGGGCCGGGTGGTGCAGATCCGCATCAAGCCCGACGGCACCTGGAGCTACCTGCGCGAGCTCAAGCAGGGCACGGCGGAGGACGACGTGTCCGGCACCTCCGAGGTCGGTGACCGCATGGGCGAGTACCTCTCCGCCGTCAACACCGCTCCCGGTTCCGTGAGCACCGTGGCGTCCATGCGGCTCGCCGTGGGAACGCCCGGTGAGGATCTCGGCACCGTGGCCAACGCGGGCGCGGTCCACACGTTCTCGCTGGCCGGGTCGGCCGGTCCGAACGACCGCTGGATCGAGGCCGGTGACGGCGACGGCATCCCCGGGCCCCCCGGCGCCAACCAGTACATGGGCAGGAGCATCCACTTCACGGCGACCAAGCTGTACGTGGGCATGCCCTCCGGGCCCCTGGCCACCGGCGCGCTCTACGCGCTGCCGATGTCCAACGTGACACAGGGCGGCACGGTCGCTCCCACCACCACGTACAGGCCCGGCTCCGGTGGACTCCCGGCCAACGGCGTGGCCTTCGGCTACTCGGCACGGTAG
- a CDS encoding TetR/AcrR family transcriptional regulator: MSTEVKPSPRDRLLEAAATLTYRDGVGVGIEALCKAAGVSKRSMYQLFESKDELLAASLEERASAFVATLLPAADDDRSPRERILHVFEQVESQAGAPEFRGCRYLAVQIELKDQGHPASQVAHRVKGGLTSFFRAEAEQGGAGDPDLLARQLSLVFDGASARAGIGADNLTGLIAPTVATLLDAADVR; this comes from the coding sequence ATGAGCACCGAAGTGAAGCCAAGTCCCCGAGATCGGCTGCTGGAGGCGGCGGCCACGCTCACCTACCGAGACGGCGTCGGCGTCGGCATCGAGGCGCTGTGCAAGGCGGCGGGAGTGTCGAAGCGCTCCATGTATCAGCTGTTCGAGAGCAAGGACGAACTGCTGGCGGCGAGCCTGGAGGAGCGCGCTTCCGCCTTCGTGGCGACCCTCCTGCCCGCGGCGGACGACGACCGTTCGCCGCGCGAGCGGATCCTGCACGTCTTCGAGCAGGTGGAATCGCAGGCGGGCGCGCCCGAGTTCCGGGGCTGCCGGTACCTGGCCGTGCAGATCGAGCTCAAGGACCAGGGTCATCCGGCGAGCCAAGTGGCCCACCGGGTCAAGGGAGGGCTGACATCCTTCTTCCGCGCCGAGGCCGAGCAGGGCGGAGCCGGTGACCCCGACCTGCTGGCCCGGCAGCTCAGCCTCGTCTTCGACGGCGCCAGTGCCCGCGCGGGGATCGGAGCCGACAACCTCACGGGGCTCATCGCCCCCACGGTGGCCACCCTCCTCGACGCGGCAGACGTGCGCTGA
- the modA gene encoding molybdate ABC transporter substrate-binding protein produces MALPVTGRRTAAAVLTAALLVPLAACGTDGGTGKDAAGPSGSGSASGAPAADLTVLAAASLTDVFRTAGAAYEKSHPGTKLTFSFAGSQELVAQVSQGSPADVLVTSDTKSMDKVKADTGTPAIIAKNRLVIATGEGNPFKVDDLKDLADPELKVVLAAPEVPAGKYSKQILDARKITVKPVSQEPNVRSVLSKVELGEADAGLVYTTDAASAKDEVDAVEIPDDQNAIATYPAATIKDSENAEAAAAFVAWLSSPEGQKILQDAGFQKP; encoded by the coding sequence ATGGCCCTCCCCGTCACCGGACGTCGTACCGCCGCCGCCGTGCTCACCGCCGCCCTCCTCGTGCCGCTCGCGGCCTGCGGCACCGACGGCGGCACCGGGAAGGACGCCGCAGGCCCCTCCGGCTCGGGCTCCGCGAGCGGCGCGCCCGCGGCGGACCTCACCGTCCTCGCCGCCGCCTCGCTCACCGACGTCTTCAGGACCGCGGGCGCCGCGTACGAGAAGTCCCACCCGGGCACGAAGCTCACCTTCTCCTTCGCCGGCTCGCAGGAGCTCGTCGCCCAGGTCTCGCAGGGCTCGCCCGCCGACGTCCTGGTCACCTCCGACACCAAGAGCATGGACAAGGTGAAGGCCGACACCGGCACCCCCGCGATCATCGCGAAGAACCGGCTCGTCATCGCCACCGGCGAGGGCAACCCCTTCAAGGTCGACGACCTGAAGGACCTGGCCGACCCCGAGCTCAAGGTCGTCCTCGCCGCCCCCGAGGTCCCGGCCGGCAAGTACAGCAAGCAGATCCTGGACGCCCGGAAGATCACGGTGAAGCCGGTCTCCCAGGAGCCCAACGTCCGCTCCGTCCTCAGCAAGGTCGAGCTCGGCGAGGCCGACGCCGGCCTCGTCTACACGACGGACGCCGCGAGCGCGAAGGACGAGGTCGACGCCGTCGAGATCCCCGACGACCAGAACGCGATCGCGACGTACCCGGCCGCTACGATCAAGGACTCCGAGAACGCCGAGGCCGCGGCCGCCTTCGTCGCCTGGCTCTCCTCGCCCGAGGGCCAGAAGATCCTCCAGGACGCGGGCTTCCAGAAGCCGTGA